The Mycolicibacterium smegmatis genome has a window encoding:
- a CDS encoding HdeD family acid-resistance protein: METTAAPSLLPHLWKATLVSGVLAVVLGVLVLAWPGITLLVAAICFGAYLLITGVAQVIFAFSLHVSAGGRVLLFVSGAAALILAVLCFRSLQESILLLAIWIGVGFVFRGVATAVSAISDPALPGRGWEIFFGVISLLAGVVMLAAPFESLATLAIVVGVWLIVLGVFEVVSAFGIRSGVRKLGAALSTGSPSAPPVS; this comes from the coding sequence ATGGAAACTACCGCTGCCCCAAGCTTGTTGCCGCACCTGTGGAAGGCGACGCTGGTTTCAGGTGTCCTCGCGGTCGTCCTCGGGGTGCTGGTCCTGGCCTGGCCGGGCATCACGCTGCTCGTCGCGGCGATCTGCTTCGGCGCCTATCTGCTGATCACCGGTGTCGCGCAGGTGATCTTCGCGTTCAGCCTTCACGTGTCGGCAGGTGGGCGGGTGCTGCTGTTCGTCAGCGGCGCGGCGGCGCTGATCCTGGCAGTGCTCTGTTTCCGCAGTTTGCAGGAATCCATTCTGCTGCTGGCCATTTGGATCGGTGTGGGCTTTGTCTTCCGCGGCGTGGCCACCGCGGTGTCGGCGATCAGCGACCCGGCGCTGCCCGGGCGCGGCTGGGAGATCTTCTTCGGGGTGATCAGCCTGCTGGCCGGCGTGGTGATGCTCGCGGCCCCGTTCGAATCGCTCGCGACGCTGGCGATCGTGGTGGGCGTGTGGCTCATCGTCCTCGGCGTCTTCGAGGTCGTCTCGGCGTTCGGCATCCGCAGCGGGGTCAGGAAGCTCGGCGCCGCCTTGTCGACCGGCTCACCATCGGCGCCTCCCGTGAGCTAA
- a CDS encoding ABC transporter substrate-binding protein — protein sequence MWRFAVVLAASGALTLSACASGEGGGESSPESTQAASGAKVDEIANTLPEDIKSSGKLIVGVNIPYAPNEFKDPSGKIVGFDVDLMNAVAATLGLTPEYREADFAKIIPSIQGGTFNVGMSSFTDTKEREQSVDFVTYFSAGSLWAQRVGGGIDPENACGKKVAVQATTVQETDELPARSKKCTDAGQPAIEIVPFDGQDAATNAVVLGQVDAMSADSPVTLYAIKQSNGKLEKAGEVFDSAPYGWPVAKGSPLAQSLQQALQHLIDNGEYEKIAANWGLEDGTIDKPAINGAVS from the coding sequence ATGTGGCGTTTCGCGGTGGTCCTCGCCGCGAGCGGCGCACTGACCCTGTCGGCGTGCGCGAGCGGTGAAGGCGGAGGCGAATCGTCGCCGGAGTCGACCCAGGCGGCGTCAGGGGCCAAGGTCGACGAGATCGCCAACACCCTGCCCGAGGACATCAAGTCCTCCGGCAAACTGATCGTCGGCGTGAACATCCCTTACGCGCCCAACGAGTTCAAGGACCCCAGCGGCAAGATCGTCGGCTTCGACGTCGACCTGATGAACGCGGTCGCCGCGACGCTGGGTCTCACCCCGGAGTATCGCGAGGCCGATTTCGCAAAGATCATCCCCTCGATCCAGGGTGGAACGTTCAACGTCGGCATGTCGTCGTTCACCGACACCAAGGAACGTGAGCAGTCGGTCGACTTCGTCACCTACTTCTCGGCGGGGTCGCTGTGGGCGCAGCGCGTCGGTGGCGGCATCGACCCCGAGAACGCCTGCGGCAAGAAGGTGGCGGTTCAGGCCACGACCGTTCAGGAGACCGACGAACTGCCCGCGCGGAGCAAGAAGTGCACCGACGCCGGTCAGCCCGCCATCGAGATCGTGCCGTTCGACGGCCAGGACGCCGCGACCAACGCCGTGGTGCTCGGCCAGGTCGACGCCATGTCGGCGGATTCCCCGGTGACGCTGTACGCCATCAAGCAGAGCAACGGAAAGCTCGAGAAGGCGGGCGAGGTGTTCGACTCCGCGCCCTACGGCTGGCCGGTCGCGAAGGGCTCGCCGCTGGCGCAGTCGCTGCAGCAGGCGCTGCAGCACCTCATCGACAACGGCGAATACGAGAAGATCGCCGCCAACTGGGGTCTCGAGGACGGAACCATCGACAAGCCGGCCATCAACGGCGCGGTCAGTTAG
- a CDS encoding DUF4190 domain-containing protein produces the protein MTDERAGEPGSDRPEPTESSGQPSDPGQTPPPTRSGESTESSDTASPPPESNPPYTYGASQGAYDTASQAPYGSQPYGSQPYGAYPGAYPGSYPPPYGGGYPAQPPAQGAAGPRNGLGIAALIAAIAGLVLCWSIIGGLIVGVVAIVLGFLGHGRAKRGEATNGGVAIAGIVLGGIAVVLSLAFIAIWATLGFKWFEELGGREYIACLEDAGNDQAAQERCRVQFEERVEDEFGTPQSR, from the coding sequence ATGACCGACGAACGAGCTGGTGAGCCCGGGTCGGACCGACCGGAACCGACAGAATCGTCTGGGCAGCCGTCTGATCCCGGCCAGACTCCCCCGCCGACCCGATCCGGTGAGTCGACCGAGTCGTCAGACACGGCCTCGCCGCCGCCGGAATCGAACCCGCCCTACACCTACGGCGCGTCGCAAGGCGCCTACGACACCGCGTCGCAGGCGCCATACGGCTCGCAGCCGTACGGCTCCCAGCCCTACGGCGCGTATCCGGGCGCGTACCCCGGTTCCTATCCGCCCCCGTACGGCGGCGGCTACCCGGCACAGCCGCCGGCCCAGGGTGCCGCGGGCCCGCGCAACGGGCTGGGCATCGCGGCGCTGATCGCCGCGATCGCGGGTCTGGTGCTGTGCTGGTCGATCATCGGCGGCCTCATCGTGGGTGTGGTCGCCATCGTGCTCGGCTTCCTGGGGCACGGACGGGCCAAGCGCGGCGAGGCGACCAACGGTGGCGTCGCGATTGCCGGAATCGTGTTGGGCGGCATCGCCGTCGTGCTGTCACTGGCGTTCATCGCGATCTGGGCGACCCTCGGGTTCAAGTGGTTCGAGGAGCTCGGTGGCCGCGAGTACATCGCGTGTCTGGAGGACGCCGGCAACGATCAGGCCGCGCAGGAGCGGTGCCGCGTGCAGTTCGAGGAACGCGTCGAGGACGAGTTCGGCACCCCGCAGAGCCGCTGA
- a CDS encoding cytochrome ubiquinol oxidase subunit I, whose protein sequence is MDALDVSRWQFGITTVYHFIFVPLTIGLAPLIAVMQTVWVATGNDTWYRLTRFFGKLFLINFAIGVATGIVQEFQFGMNWSEYSRFVGDIFGAPLAMEGLAAFFFESTFIGLWIFGWTRLPRWLHLACIWIVAIAVNLSAFFIISANSFMQHPVGARFNPETGRAELESIFALFTNNTAIAAFTHAVSGAFLTAGVFVACVCAWWMVRSHRTGGESAADAATMYRPATILGCWVTLVAAVALFFTGDAQGKLMFEQQPMKMASAESLCHSEQDPSFSVLTVGTHNNCDSVVHLIEVPYVLPFLAEGKFSGVHLDGVVDLQRSYEEKFGPGDYRPNLFVTYWSFRAMIGFLAVPGLFALAALWLTRGGRIPDQRWFSWFALLTIPTPFLANSAGWVFTEMGRQPWVVVPNPTGDQDIRLTVAQGVSDHSVGLVVLSLVAFTLVYAVLAVIWFFLLRRYIVQGPSEHDSEPAAPRPPDADDVAPLSFAY, encoded by the coding sequence ATGGACGCTCTGGACGTATCGCGGTGGCAGTTCGGAATCACCACGGTCTACCACTTCATATTTGTCCCGCTGACGATCGGGCTCGCGCCGCTCATCGCCGTCATGCAGACCGTGTGGGTGGCCACGGGCAACGACACCTGGTACCGCCTCACTCGTTTCTTCGGCAAACTTTTTCTGATCAACTTCGCGATCGGCGTCGCGACCGGCATCGTGCAGGAATTCCAGTTCGGCATGAACTGGAGCGAGTACTCGCGGTTCGTCGGCGACATCTTCGGCGCACCGCTGGCCATGGAGGGGTTGGCCGCCTTCTTCTTCGAGTCCACGTTCATCGGGCTGTGGATCTTCGGGTGGACGCGACTCCCCCGGTGGCTGCACCTGGCGTGCATCTGGATCGTCGCGATCGCCGTGAACCTGTCGGCGTTCTTCATCATCTCGGCGAACTCGTTCATGCAGCACCCCGTGGGCGCCAGGTTCAATCCGGAGACCGGTCGCGCCGAATTGGAGAGCATCTTCGCGTTGTTCACCAACAACACCGCGATCGCGGCCTTCACACACGCCGTGTCGGGCGCGTTCCTCACCGCAGGTGTTTTCGTGGCCTGCGTGTGCGCGTGGTGGATGGTGCGTTCACACCGCACGGGCGGTGAATCGGCCGCCGACGCCGCGACGATGTACCGGCCGGCCACGATCCTCGGATGCTGGGTGACACTGGTCGCCGCGGTGGCACTGTTCTTCACCGGTGACGCGCAGGGCAAGCTGATGTTCGAGCAGCAGCCCATGAAGATGGCGTCGGCCGAATCCCTGTGCCACAGCGAGCAGGACCCGTCCTTCTCGGTCCTCACCGTCGGCACCCACAACAACTGCGACAGCGTCGTCCACCTCATCGAGGTGCCGTACGTGCTGCCGTTCCTCGCCGAGGGCAAGTTCAGCGGCGTGCACCTCGACGGAGTCGTGGACCTGCAGCGCAGCTACGAGGAGAAGTTCGGGCCCGGCGATTACCGCCCCAACCTGTTCGTCACCTACTGGTCGTTCCGGGCGATGATCGGATTCCTGGCCGTACCAGGCCTGTTCGCGCTCGCGGCGCTGTGGCTGACCCGCGGTGGGCGGATCCCTGATCAGCGGTGGTTCAGCTGGTTCGCGCTGCTGACCATCCCCACACCGTTTCTGGCCAACAGCGCGGGCTGGGTGTTCACCGAGATGGGCCGCCAGCCCTGGGTCGTGGTGCCGAATCCCACCGGGGATCAGGACATCCGGCTCACGGTCGCGCAGGGTGTGTCCGACCATTCCGTGGGTCTGGTGGTGCTGTCCCTGGTGGCGTTCACCCTGGTTTACGCCGTGCTGGCGGTCATCTGGTTCTTCCTGCTGCGCCGCTACATCGTGCAGGGGCCGTCCGAGCACGACTCCGAACCCGCCGCGCCGAGGCCACCGGACGCCGACGACGTCGCGCCGTTGTCGTTCGCCTACTAG
- the pyk gene encoding pyruvate kinase, translating to MSRRGKIVCTLGPATSTDETVRALVEAGMDVARLNFSHGDYSDHEAAYKRVRAASDVTGHAVGIMADLQGPKIRLGRFKDGPTYWATGETVRITVEDCEGTHDRVSTTYKQLAQDAAKGDRLLVDDGKVALRVEEVDGDDVVCTVTEGGPVSNNKGVSLPGMNVSVPAMSEKDIEDLEFAVRLGVDLVALSFVRSPADIELVHEVMDRVGRRVPVIAKLEKPEAIENLEAVVLAFDAVMVARGDLGVELPLEEVPLVQKRAIQMARENAKPVIVATQMLESMIENSRPTRAEASDVANAVLDGADAVMLSGETSVGKYPLEAVRTMARIIQAVEDNSVVVPPLTHVPRTKRGVISYAARDIGERLDAKALVAFTQSGDTVRRLARLHTPLPVLAFTALPEVRSQLALTWGTETFIVPQMSNTDDMIRQVDKSLLELGRYKRGELVVIVAGAPPGTVGSTNLIHVHRIGEDDV from the coding sequence GTGAGCAGACGCGGAAAGATCGTTTGTACGCTTGGCCCCGCCACCAGCACGGATGAGACCGTCAGGGCGCTGGTCGAGGCCGGGATGGATGTCGCGCGGCTGAACTTCAGCCACGGCGACTACAGCGACCACGAGGCCGCCTACAAGAGGGTGCGCGCGGCATCGGATGTCACGGGTCATGCCGTCGGCATCATGGCCGACCTGCAGGGCCCCAAGATCCGGCTGGGCCGTTTCAAGGACGGCCCGACGTATTGGGCGACCGGTGAGACCGTGCGCATCACCGTCGAGGACTGCGAGGGCACCCATGACCGCGTGTCCACCACCTACAAGCAACTCGCGCAGGACGCCGCCAAGGGTGACCGCCTGCTCGTCGACGACGGCAAGGTCGCGCTGAGGGTCGAAGAGGTCGACGGCGACGACGTCGTCTGCACGGTCACCGAGGGCGGCCCGGTGAGCAACAACAAGGGTGTGTCGCTGCCTGGCATGAACGTCTCCGTGCCGGCGATGTCCGAGAAGGACATCGAGGACCTGGAGTTCGCGGTGCGCCTCGGTGTCGACCTGGTCGCGCTGTCGTTCGTGCGTTCGCCCGCCGACATCGAACTGGTCCACGAGGTGATGGACCGCGTCGGCCGCCGCGTGCCCGTGATCGCCAAGCTGGAAAAGCCCGAGGCCATCGAGAATCTCGAGGCTGTGGTGCTGGCGTTCGACGCCGTGATGGTCGCCCGCGGCGACCTGGGTGTCGAGCTCCCGCTGGAAGAGGTGCCGCTGGTTCAGAAGCGCGCCATCCAGATGGCCAGGGAGAATGCCAAACCGGTCATCGTCGCGACCCAGATGCTCGAGTCGATGATCGAGAACTCCCGGCCCACCCGCGCCGAGGCGTCCGACGTCGCCAACGCCGTGCTCGACGGTGCCGACGCGGTGATGCTGTCGGGGGAGACCTCGGTGGGCAAGTACCCGCTGGAGGCCGTGCGCACCATGGCCCGCATCATCCAAGCGGTCGAGGACAATTCGGTGGTCGTGCCGCCGCTGACCCACGTACCCCGCACCAAGCGCGGCGTGATCTCTTATGCCGCACGCGATATCGGCGAACGCCTGGACGCCAAGGCGCTGGTCGCGTTCACGCAGTCCGGTGACACCGTGCGCCGCCTGGCGCGCCTGCACACCCCGCTGCCGGTGCTGGCGTTCACGGCGCTGCCCGAGGTCCGCAGCCAGCTCGCACTCACGTGGGGCACCGAGACGTTCATCGTCCCGCAGATGTCGAACACCGACGACATGATCCGGCAGGTCGACAAGTCGTTGCTCGAGCTCGGCCGCTACAAGCGCGGCGAGCTGGTGGTCATCGTCGCGGGTGCTCCTCCGGGCACAGTAGGCTCCACCAATCTGATCCATGTGCATCGCATAGGAGAGGACGACGTCTAG
- a CDS encoding acyl-CoA thioesterase II, which translates to MSQADFEELLAVLDLERVGEDLFIGSHPSKNPVRTFGGQMTAQAFVAAGRSLEHKLSPSALSAHFIAGGDPEKDLEFHIVRLRDERRFANRRVDVMQNGELLTTVMISYMNGGRGLEHNVPAPDVPRPETLPKIDELLRGYEETVPLFVNALRPIEWRYTNDPAWVMRDKGGKLDHNRVWLKTEGEMPDDPVLHGAALVYSSDTTVLDSIITTHGLSWGFDRIFAVTMNHSVWFHRPIRFDEWVLYSTTSPVAAESRGLGTGHYFDASGQLVATVVQEGIVKYFPGK; encoded by the coding sequence GTGTCACAGGCCGACTTCGAGGAACTACTGGCGGTTCTCGACCTCGAACGGGTCGGTGAGGATCTCTTCATCGGGTCGCATCCCAGCAAGAACCCGGTGCGCACGTTCGGCGGTCAGATGACCGCGCAGGCGTTCGTCGCCGCGGGGCGCTCGCTTGAGCACAAGCTCTCGCCGAGCGCCCTGTCGGCGCATTTCATCGCAGGCGGCGACCCGGAGAAGGACCTGGAGTTCCACATCGTCCGGCTCCGGGACGAGCGCCGGTTCGCCAATCGCCGGGTGGACGTCATGCAGAACGGCGAACTGCTGACCACGGTGATGATCTCGTACATGAACGGTGGCCGCGGCCTCGAGCACAATGTGCCCGCGCCCGACGTGCCACGTCCGGAGACGCTGCCCAAGATCGACGAATTGCTGCGCGGCTACGAGGAAACCGTGCCGTTGTTCGTCAACGCGCTGCGTCCGATCGAGTGGCGGTACACCAACGATCCGGCCTGGGTCATGCGCGACAAGGGCGGAAAACTCGACCACAACCGCGTCTGGCTCAAGACCGAGGGCGAGATGCCCGACGATCCGGTGCTGCACGGCGCGGCGCTGGTCTACTCGTCGGACACCACGGTGCTCGACTCGATCATTACCACGCACGGATTGTCCTGGGGTTTCGACCGGATCTTCGCGGTGACCATGAACCACAGCGTGTGGTTCCACCGGCCCATCAGGTTCGACGAGTGGGTGCTGTACTCGACCACCTCACCCGTGGCCGCCGAATCGCGCGGTCTGGGCACCGGACACTACTTCGACGCGTCCGGGCAACTGGTGGCCACCGTGGTGCAGGAAGGCATCGTCAAGTACTTCCCCGGCAAGTAG
- the cydB gene encoding cytochrome d ubiquinol oxidase subunit II: protein MGLQELWFILLAVLFLGFFLLEGFDFGVGMLMSFFGRAAEKRGQDPEPYRRAALNTIGPVWDGNEVWLITAGGAMFAAFPEMYASMFSGLYLALLVILCAMILRIVAIEWRGKIDDPGWRRWADTGIAVGSWVPAILWGVAFASLVRGLPVDADKQIHLSFFGDLLNAYTLLGGLATCALFAFHGAVFVSLKTSGEIRTDAFGFARLLALPATALVAAFGVWTQVAHGTGWTWIVLAAAVIAQLVAVAQVFRGSGEGWAFGATSVVVAAVVVLLFGSLFPDLIPSTLNPDWSLTIYNGSSSPYTLKIMTWAALVFAPLVVVYQGWTYWVFSKRISADRIPAPIGLSRRSS from the coding sequence ATGGGACTGCAAGAACTCTGGTTCATCCTGCTGGCCGTTCTGTTCCTGGGCTTCTTCCTGCTGGAGGGCTTCGACTTCGGCGTCGGCATGCTGATGTCGTTCTTCGGCCGTGCCGCCGAGAAACGCGGACAGGACCCCGAGCCGTACCGCCGGGCCGCACTCAACACCATCGGACCGGTGTGGGACGGCAACGAGGTGTGGCTGATCACCGCGGGCGGTGCGATGTTCGCGGCCTTCCCCGAGATGTACGCCTCGATGTTCTCGGGCCTGTACCTGGCGCTGCTGGTGATCCTGTGCGCGATGATCCTTCGCATCGTGGCCATCGAATGGCGCGGCAAGATCGACGATCCCGGGTGGCGGCGCTGGGCCGACACCGGAATCGCCGTCGGCTCGTGGGTTCCGGCGATCCTGTGGGGTGTCGCGTTCGCGAGCCTGGTGCGCGGGCTGCCGGTCGATGCCGACAAGCAGATCCACCTGTCGTTCTTCGGTGATCTGCTCAACGCGTACACGCTGCTGGGTGGTCTCGCCACCTGCGCGCTGTTCGCCTTCCACGGCGCGGTGTTCGTGTCGCTGAAGACCTCCGGAGAGATCCGCACCGACGCGTTCGGATTCGCCCGCCTGCTGGCGCTTCCCGCCACGGCGCTGGTAGCGGCGTTCGGGGTGTGGACACAGGTGGCGCACGGAACCGGCTGGACCTGGATCGTGCTGGCAGCCGCGGTGATCGCACAGCTCGTCGCCGTCGCACAGGTCTTCCGCGGCAGCGGCGAGGGCTGGGCCTTCGGTGCGACGAGCGTCGTGGTCGCGGCGGTCGTGGTGCTGCTGTTCGGCTCGCTGTTCCCGGATCTCATCCCCTCGACGCTGAACCCCGACTGGAGCCTGACGATCTACAACGGATCGTCCTCGCCCTACACCCTCAAGATCATGACCTGGGCCGCACTGGTTTTCGCCCCCTTGGTGGTGGTGTACCAGGGCTGGACGTACTGGGTGTTCAGCAAGCGCATCTCGGCCGACCGCATCCCGGCCCCGATCGGATTGTCCAGGCGGTCGAGCTGA
- the cydD gene encoding thiol reductant ABC exporter subunit CydD, whose product MRRYLIAAVACGVVIAGCTIASAVVLAHIVAGIITNPATALGGETDWAPGLVALAVLWSVRVVAQWFQGRLSQRGATAVIGELSRQVLSSVTTSSPRRLAADRDSAAAVVTRGLDGLRPYFTGYLPAVVLAGILTPAALVVMAAYDWQAAAIVVIALPLIPIFMVLIGLLTAERSAAALTAMTTLQGRMLDLIAGIPTLRAVGRAGGSVQRIAELSASHRRSTMATLRISFLSALVLELLATLGVALVAVSVGLRLVFGDMTLAAGLTALLLAPEVFWPLRRVGAAFHAAQDGKTAAEQALRLCAEPHPPTGHEVVPAGAPVIEVPALKAVMEPGRVTVLTGPNGVGKSTLLQAILGLQESPCGPILVAGVEVGALDRSAWWGRLAWMPHRPVLVPGTVRENLELLGPVPGLDEVCRSVGFDEVLGELPDGSETPLGRGGVGLSLGQRQRLGLVRALGAPADVLLLDEPTAHLDGALEDRVLAAIVARARAGATVVMVGHRAPVLAAADHVVTMESSLVAP is encoded by the coding sequence CTGCGGCGCTACCTGATCGCTGCGGTCGCGTGCGGCGTGGTGATCGCGGGCTGCACGATCGCCTCGGCCGTGGTGCTCGCCCACATCGTCGCCGGCATCATCACCAACCCGGCCACCGCCCTCGGCGGCGAGACCGACTGGGCTCCTGGGCTCGTCGCACTCGCGGTGCTGTGGTCGGTGCGTGTTGTCGCGCAATGGTTCCAGGGCCGCCTGTCCCAGCGCGGTGCCACCGCGGTCATCGGCGAGCTGTCCCGGCAGGTGCTGTCCTCGGTCACGACGTCGTCGCCGCGGCGGCTGGCGGCGGACCGTGACTCCGCGGCTGCAGTGGTGACGCGGGGGCTGGACGGTCTGCGCCCGTATTTCACGGGCTACCTGCCCGCCGTGGTGCTCGCCGGGATCCTCACGCCCGCAGCGCTCGTGGTGATGGCCGCCTACGACTGGCAGGCCGCGGCCATCGTGGTGATCGCGCTGCCGCTCATCCCGATCTTCATGGTGCTGATCGGCCTGCTCACAGCCGAACGGTCCGCGGCCGCGCTCACCGCGATGACGACGTTGCAGGGACGGATGCTGGACCTCATCGCGGGCATCCCGACGTTGCGCGCGGTCGGCCGTGCCGGCGGCTCTGTCCAGCGGATCGCCGAACTGTCGGCGAGCCATCGCCGTTCGACGATGGCCACATTGCGCATCTCGTTCCTCTCGGCGCTGGTGCTCGAACTGCTCGCGACCCTCGGCGTCGCGCTGGTCGCCGTCAGCGTCGGCCTGCGCCTGGTGTTCGGCGACATGACACTGGCCGCGGGGCTCACCGCGCTGCTGCTCGCACCCGAGGTGTTCTGGCCGTTGCGCCGGGTGGGTGCGGCGTTCCACGCGGCGCAGGACGGCAAGACCGCCGCTGAGCAGGCTCTCCGGTTGTGCGCCGAGCCTCATCCGCCCACGGGCCACGAGGTGGTCCCCGCCGGGGCGCCCGTGATCGAGGTACCCGCGCTGAAAGCGGTGATGGAGCCCGGTCGCGTGACCGTACTGACGGGGCCCAACGGTGTGGGTAAATCCACTCTGCTGCAGGCGATTCTGGGCCTGCAGGAATCACCGTGCGGCCCGATCCTTGTCGCGGGCGTCGAGGTCGGCGCGCTCGACCGTTCCGCGTGGTGGGGCCGTCTCGCCTGGATGCCCCACCGTCCTGTGCTGGTCCCCGGCACGGTACGGGAGAACCTCGAGCTCCTGGGCCCGGTGCCCGGCCTCGATGAGGTCTGCCGCTCAGTCGGTTTCGACGAGGTGCTAGGGGAACTCCCCGACGGCTCGGAGACGCCGCTGGGCCGTGGCGGTGTCGGCCTGTCCCTGGGGCAACGTCAACGCCTGGGTCTTGTGCGTGCCCTGGGCGCACCCGCTGACGTGCTGTTGCTCGACGAGCCGACCGCACACCTCGACGGCGCGCTCGAAGACCGGGTGCTGGCAGCGATCGTGGCGCGTGCCCGCGCCGGGGCGACCGTGGTGATGGTGGGTCACCGCGCGCCGGTCCTGGCCGCGGCCGATCACGTGGTGACGATGGAGAGTTCCCTTGTTGCGCCATGA
- a CDS encoding amino acid ABC transporter ATP-binding/permease protein yields the protein MRHDPLLRLTLELLRPRLGRFLLAAALGVLSLGSALALAGISAWLITRAWQMPPVLDLTVAVVAVRALGISRGVLGYCQRLASHDSALRAAANARTGLYRKLADAPPDEAMRLPSGELVARLGPAVDELADVLVRALLPIVVAVVLGCAAVGVIAVISPASAAVLAMCLVVAGVVAPALAARAAHASETVAAEHRSQRDTAGMLALEHAPELRVSGRLDSVIATFERHHRAWGEAADRAAAPAAVAAAMPTAAMGVSVVGAVIAGIALAPTVAPTTAAILMLLPLSAFEATTALPDAAAQLMRSRVAARRLLELTAPTPLRSRPDVATVDLAPGDRLAVVGPSGSGKTTMLMAIADRLNGAGGETPQRAAVFAEDAHLFDTTVRDNLLVVRGDATDTELVAALDRVGLGEWLAGLPDGLSTVLVGGAAAVSAGQRRRLLIARALISAFPVVLLDEPTENLDAGDARQMLEGLLTPGALFAADRTVVVATHHLPPGFDCPVVRCTGRLAVAGR from the coding sequence TTGCGCCATGATCCGTTGCTCCGCCTGACCCTCGAGCTGTTGCGTCCCCGGCTCGGGCGGTTCCTGCTGGCCGCGGCGCTCGGGGTGCTCTCGCTGGGCAGCGCACTGGCGTTGGCGGGGATCTCGGCGTGGCTGATCACCCGCGCCTGGCAGATGCCGCCCGTGCTGGATTTGACCGTCGCGGTGGTGGCGGTGCGCGCGCTGGGCATCTCCCGCGGCGTCCTGGGCTACTGCCAGCGGTTGGCGTCGCACGACAGCGCGCTGAGGGCCGCGGCGAATGCCAGGACCGGGCTGTACCGCAAGCTCGCCGACGCACCGCCGGACGAAGCGATGCGGCTGCCGAGCGGTGAGCTGGTCGCCCGGCTCGGACCTGCCGTCGACGAGCTCGCCGATGTCCTGGTGCGCGCGCTGCTCCCGATCGTGGTGGCGGTGGTGCTCGGTTGCGCGGCGGTCGGCGTCATCGCGGTGATCTCCCCGGCCTCCGCGGCGGTGTTGGCGATGTGCCTGGTCGTTGCCGGCGTCGTCGCGCCCGCGCTCGCGGCACGCGCCGCGCACGCGTCGGAAACCGTTGCAGCCGAACACCGATCGCAACGTGACACGGCAGGCATGCTCGCGCTCGAACACGCGCCCGAGCTGCGCGTCAGTGGCAGGCTCGACTCGGTCATCGCGACCTTCGAGCGTCATCACCGCGCTTGGGGTGAGGCGGCCGACCGTGCCGCGGCCCCGGCGGCCGTGGCTGCCGCGATGCCGACGGCTGCGATGGGCGTAAGTGTTGTCGGTGCCGTGATCGCGGGTATCGCACTCGCACCGACCGTCGCCCCCACCACCGCGGCGATCCTGATGCTGTTGCCGCTCTCGGCGTTCGAGGCGACCACCGCGCTTCCGGATGCCGCCGCGCAGCTCATGAGGTCCCGTGTCGCGGCGCGCAGGCTGCTGGAACTGACGGCGCCGACACCGCTGCGGTCCCGGCCGGACGTGGCGACGGTGGACCTCGCCCCCGGCGATCGTCTCGCGGTGGTGGGCCCCAGCGGGTCGGGCAAGACCACGATGCTGATGGCCATCGCGGACAGGCTGAACGGGGCGGGCGGCGAAACTCCGCAACGCGCAGCCGTCTTCGCCGAGGACGCCCACCTGTTCGACACCACCGTGCGTGACAACCTCCTGGTGGTGCGTGGTGACGCCACCGACACCGAGCTCGTCGCGGCGCTCGACCGGGTGGGGCTCGGCGAGTGGCTGGCCGGGCTGCCCGACGGTCTGTCCACCGTACTGGTGGGCGGTGCCGCGGCGGTGTCGGCGGGGCAGCGCAGGCGCCTGCTCATCGCCCGTGCGCTGATCTCGGCGTTTCCGGTGGTCCTGCTCGACGAGCCGACGGAGAATCTCGACGCCGGCGATGCCCGGCAGATGCTGGAAGGCCTTCTGACGCCGGGGGCTCTGTTCGCCGCCGACCGCACGGTCGTCGTCGCGACGCACCATCTTCCGCCCGGTTTCGACTGCCCGGTTGTTCGCTGTACCGGCCGTCTCGCGGTGGCGGGAAGGTAG